The nucleotide sequence CGCCATCTATAGTTCTCCAGACAACACCTTTAATATCACGCACTCCACCACAGGCATATCCATATTTGGAGTTGAAAAACTTTATTGTTATTGGAGGAATACCAGATGCAATAGAACTATCCAGTATCACCGGAACCCAGTTTAAACCACCATCGGTGGTTCTGTGAAAAACTTGTGGACCACCAACCGCAAACCCAGTCAGACTGTCAAGAAAATAAAATGAGTGTACAATCACTTCACCCAATCTCAGATATTCAGAGTTCCACTGATTGCCCCCGTTGGTAGTGCTTAAAAAAAATGTTCCATAGGGTTCATATTCATCGCTGTATCCTGAAGCCCATCCATATTGTTCATTGAGAAAAAAAATGTTTACTATGTTTAATGAATCGTTTTCAAACTGCTGCACCCAGTCTTTTCCTGCATTTGTAGTGTGAAAAATTAATCCTGAATCTCCTGATACCCAGCCAGTGGAACTATCAATAAATGATAATGAATTTAAAAGTTTAGAAGTCGGGCTGTTAATTTTTTCCCAAAAATTCTGAGGATAACAGACGGTTCCGATTATAAAAAGGAGAAAGACTATTTTTTTGATATGATTCATATCCGATAAAATACTGATAACGGTTATAAAATGATATGAATATAAAACATACGGATGTTAAAATTTATTTTTCACTGTTAATGAACTCAATTCCAAACCTTAAAAACATTTCAAGCTTTTTCTAACAATTCTTGATTAATATAAAAAGGCTGCTGATACCAGCAGCCTTAATGAATTGAATCTTACAGATACTATTTCATCAGCATTAACTTCTTTGACGAAGTAAAGTTTGCTGATTCAATCCTGTAAACATACACTCCGCTCGCTAATCCACTTGCATTAAAATTAACTTCGTATCTTCCGGCTTTCTGCATTCCATTGACGATCATCATTACTTCTTCTCCGAGCATATTGTAAACTGCAAGCTTCACAAATCCATCTTCTGCAATCGAATACTTTATCGTTGTTGATGGATTGAATGGATTCGGATAGTTCTGTTCAAGACTATACTCAATTGGCAGTTCAACTTCTACACTTACTTCAGGTGAGTAAGTAAATGTTCCGTCGAAATCCATCTGTTTTAGTCTGTATGTATAGTTTCCTGTTTCCAGATTAACATCTGTGAAAGAATAAGCTTTTGGTTCGGTTGAAGTTCCAAAACCTGCAACAAATCCAACCTGTTCAAAAGAACCACCGGTTGACATTCTTTCTATCTGGAATCCCTGGTTGTTCAACTCTGTTGCAGTTGACCAGTTGAGTTCGACTTCATTTCCACTTGATAATGCTGTGAATGATGTTAACTCAACAGGTACTATGTACATTCCATACACGCAGAAGTTATCAACAACCCACCACCAATCCCATCCGGGTTGTACGACGCGAAATCTGAATTTAACATTTGCCTGTCCTGATACTACAGAAGTTATATCCACTACTTCGTGAGTGCTTCTGATATCAGCACCAATCTTATCCCAAACTCCAACCCAGGTTGAACCACCATTTAGACTAACTTCAACGTGTGCTTCATCCTGTGCATCCAATACGTTCCAATCATTATCAAATTCAATCCATGCCATTGTAGTATATAATGTGAAGTCGAAAATCTGGTTTAATGTTGCAGTTGAAAGAAAAGTGCTTCCGCTTCCACATTCATCCGAATCAGCAGATAATAGTCCGCCTGTTGCAGTTGCAGGTAATGTGTAAGTGTTAGGGAATGGTGCGAATAAATTTTCCCAAACACAGGTTCCTCCTTCATTTGTTATTGTCCAGCCTCCTAATCCACTTTCAAATGCTTCACACATCAATGTGTCAATTTGAATGTTCGGATCAGCCATAGTTGTAAATGACCATAAAGGACCGGATACTGTGCAAGTATCATTCTTTCCTCTTATCTGCCAGCCATAAGTTGTGCTATAATTAAGTGGTTCAAAAGAAGCAAGCGAAAATGATGCAATCGGAGTGCTATTATAAACCCGATTTAAATTTACACCTTCACCGAACCAAACTTCGATTGAGTCTGCGCCAGAACCGTTAGTCCATGTTAAAGTATTTCCTGTTATAGCTAAACCGGTTGTACCATTTGCAGGACTTGGATTAGTCGGCGGATTGATCGGACAAGGTGGTCCAAGAGTAACTTTGTCGTAATAAACATTTGGATCTTTGCGAGGTGCGCCACCTGCCAGATCATCCCTGTTGTCTGACCATACAACATGAAATGCACTGTTTGTAGCCCATGCATGATTATAATCACCCATATACACACTATTCACAACATTATCACGACCAAATTCAGGTAAAGAAGCAACATCACTAATTGCTAAACTCGGATCGAAGGTCACGGTTGACCCTGAAATCACACCGATACGACCATAATATTTAAATAAATTATTCTCAGCAATATCTTCCTGCCGGCTGTAATAGAAAATGCCAAGCCTGTTGCCATTAGGAGTAACTGCAATAGCTGGCTGCCATTGATCTGTAGTTGTTATATCATCATTCACTTTTGTAGGTGCGCTCCAAGAAGTTCCGCCATTGGTGGATATCGTCAAAAAGATATCTCCTTTATCAACACCGGCGCCGTCATTATTGAAAGTCACATAAATGTGTCCGCTGACAGGATTGACTGCAACATGCGGAAATGCATTACTTCGGAAACTTGAGAATGAACTTGTTCCATTTCTTTTACCTGTTAAACCAAGATCACCATTTACACCGCCAGCAATTCCGTTATAAATAGTAACTGCAGAACCGAATGATACTCCAAAATCAGTAGATTTACGAACCTGAATTGTTGTTGAACCATTATAATAAAATGCATAAACGGAATGGTCTGGTCCGACAGCTACAAAAGCACCCTGACCACCAGAAAATATATTTACGCCGCCTGAAGGTCCAAAAGTATTTCCGTCATCAGTAGAACGGAAGAAATAGATACCTGGTGAACCACCAAATCGGCGTGATATCAAATAAACATTTCCATTACCAGCACCAGCAAAATTATCAACTGTATGCCATTGTTTATCCTCAGAAGAACCGCCAGGAGTTCCATTAATCGGTGCAGCCCAGGTCATACCATTATCATCTGAGCGAAAAATTTGAATTGTTGCTGCGCCGCTGAAACCGAGTGTGGATAAATAAATTCTTCCTGTTGTTTCATTCCGTGCAAGAACAGGATCACCAGCATCACCAATGGTATTAGTCGGCAGCGTACCACCGTCGATAAATGATGCACCACCATCAGATGAGTAAGACCAACCGGTAAATTTATTCGCACCACCCGTGTACGAACCAGAATCGTTAAAACCAATTACTACATTATTACCAAAAGCTAAAATTGATGTTTCGCTCTGGGTGAAATTGGCTGTTCCTGAGCTCCCATTATTATTATTAACCAGTGCGTCTGCCGCAGCAGTTGAATAAATAATTGAAATCTCATTTGAAATTTCTCCGTTCTTCTCCTTAATTGTGAATAGTTCGAAATCGCTTTGAGAATATTGCTCACGCAATCCTTCCTTCACCGCATTGCTTTGCTCTGCATTATCGGTCTGAGCAAAAACTGCGCAAGTTAAGAAGATTATGAAGTATGCTATGGTTAGCAGATGTTTCATTCACGCTCCTTTTTATTATTTGATATGTTGATTAGTAATTGAATAATAATTTTATTTTTTCAAACGGTACATAATGATTTTTCAGAGAGGATAACCCTGATACAAATAATTGAAAAGAATTAATGCTGGAATAATTGATTATTAAAATAATTGTTTTAATCTTCTGAATTTATTTATTTCAAAGATAAGTAATTTTGCTTTTAAAAAACTAATTTTGACTAATCTTTTTTATTAGCAAATATTGTCGCAAACCGACTGTCGCCAATTCTTACAAACCAAAATAAGATAATTAACAATCTGATTTTATCTTTACTTTCAATATTATTTTAATTGGATATTCAAGCTTGAAATTCACCTCCCACCAAATCGTAGAGCAAAAGATTGTAAATCTGATTCATAAATCTTTTTCTAAATTATTTAAGTAATTTTAAAGAAAGTTTCAAAAAAGGATTTTATTTTCTCCGATAAGCGAATGTTACTATTGGTACTTATATCAGTTTTTATATTCTTTCTATTAAATCTTTTGATGATTTATTCAGCCAGAAAGGTTTTTTATAGAACTATTAATAAAAATCAGAATGTAAATATTTCTATTGTAATTGCAGCGAGAAATGAAACTAACAATATTGAACTGCTAATTGCGGCTCTGGAAAAACTGGATTATCCGCCTGACAAATATGAAGTAATGATTGTCGATGATAATTCAACTGATAATACTTTTGAAAAAATAAAATCGGAGATTACTTGCCAGCAAAATTTTTATGCTAAAGAACTAAAGACAATTAATAAAATTGGGAAAAGAGATGCTTTATCCTTTGGTGTTGCGAATGCTAAATTTTCAAACATTTTAATAACTGACGCAGATTGCCATCCTCAGTTAAATTGGTTGAAAGCCTGCTCGTCCAGATTTTCAGAAGGCTATGATATGATATTCGGAATAGCACCTTTTTATCAGCATAAAAATTTTGTCAACAAAATATCCTGCTTCGAAAATTTAAGAAGTTCATTTCTTTCTGTCTGCTTTGCTTCAATTGGATTAGCATACACAGCAACAGCAAGAAATTTTGGATTCACAAAAAATTCTTTCTATTCAATTGGGGGCTACACACAAACTAAAGACACATTAAGCGGAGATGATGATCTGTTGTTACGCGAAGCAGTCAAAAAAGAATTAAGAATCGGGATAGTCACTGATCCGGGTTCTTTCGTTTATTCGGAAACCAAAAAAACTTTTAAAGAATATCTGAACCAAAAAGCAAGACATACTCAAACTTCTCTTCACTATTTGAAAAAGCATAAGTTGATTTTAGGATTTTGGCATATTTTAAATCTGCTTTTTCTTTTCTCACCATTATTAATGTTTTTTAATTTGATGTTTGGGATTCTGCTTCCCGTAAAACTTTTGTCAGATTATCTGGTCAATGCATTTTTTCAAAAAAAGTTGGATTATAAATTTTCATTTGCAGAGCTAATTTCACTACAGATTCTTTATGAAGTATTTATCGTAATACATTTCGTCAACGCTTCATTTTTTAAAATCAAATGGAAATAGAAACAGAGATCCAGAGAGAATATAATCCAGCTCATCCAAATTTTGAACGCTGGCAGAAAGCTCGAAATCTCTCTGATGAAAGAGCAAAATTTGTTGAAAGCATTGTATCGAATTTAGTATTTCTGTCAGGTCTGAATGTTCTGGATCTTGGTGCGGGTGAAGGAAGCACTTCACAACTGCTGTCAAAAAATAATTTTGTTGTAAGTGTTGAAATAAAACGGGAGCGAATAATAAAAATTCAGCTCAGCGATACTCTTCATCCTGTTCTTGCGGATTGTATCAATGTTCCGTTAAAAAATAAATCTGTTGATCTGATAATTCTCCAGGATGTTGTCGAACATATTAATTTCAGCAGTGATTTCATTGAAAAGTTATTTTTTCTTCTTAAAGATAACGGACTGATTTTTCTGAGCACACCAAATAAGTATTCACTTTTAAATTTAATTTCTGATCCACATTGGGGATTACCTTTTATTTCAGTTTTAAATCGCCACAAAATAAAAAAGTACTTCCTGAAATATTTCAGGAAAGCTGACTTCAACAGATCAGACATTGCAGAACTTTTATCACTGAATGATATCTACACAAAATTCGATAAAAAATTTTCAATACATTTATTCACTAATTATTCCGTTGAATATTTATTAAGTGGAGGGAAAGGATTAATCTGGAGCAATTTTCATCTTAGTATTGTACGCTTGATAAATTCATTAGGTTTAAAAAGGGTATTATTGAAAATTGCAAACGATAAACCCGGATTTATTAATAAATATCTTACTCCAACATTTTATGTTTTATTAAAAAAGATTTAGTTTATTTGATATCGCTAACTAAAAATTTATTTATTATTATTTATTCCGGATTACAATGGACTACAAACAATTAGCAAAATTCGCAATTAAAGCCATGCAAAATGCTTTACCGGTTTACTCAAACTTTTATGTTGGTGCAGCATTATTGACTGCAGATGATAAAACTTATACTGGCTGCAATATTGAATCCAGTTCATATAGTCTGACAATTTGCGCTGAACGCAATGCAATCTTTAAAGCAATCTCAGAGGGCGAACGTCAATTTAAGGCTATTGCTGTGGCTGGTGATACTAAAGATTTTATTTCACCTTGTGGTGCATGCAGACAGGTTATCAGTGACCTTTGCGGAGAAATTGATGTTGTTCTTGTGAACTCAGATGGTGAGTATATTGTTAAGAAAACTTCCGAACTTCTTCCTTTTGCATTTGGTGATAAAGATCTTGAATGACCATAAAAAAAATTTTTTTTTCTTCAACTGAAAGCTGAACAGCCTCTGGCTGAAAATTTCTAATAATAAATTTTAATAAAAACAATGACAGATATTCCTCCACATCAACTTCCAAATGGTATTGGCTGGATTGAAGTGATAACTGGCTGTATGTTCAGCGGTAAGACTGAAGAGTTGATACGGCGTTTGAGAAGAGCTCAGATAGCAAAACAAAAAGTGAAAATATTCAAACCAAAAATTGATTCAAGATATTCGCAGGAATCCATAGTATCCCACAATGATCAATCACTGCCTTCAATTCTGATTGATGATATAGATGAAATTCTTAAATATTCAGATGATGCACAGGTAATAGGCATTGATGAAGCGCAGTTTTTTAATGAGAGTATAATACGAATATGTAACTTGCTCGCAGCAAACGGTAAGCGGGTTATCATCGCTGGGCTTGACCAGGATTACACTGGTAAACCATTCGAGCCGATGCCACAGTTGCTGGCAATTGCAGAATATATTACAAAACAGCATGCAATCTGTGTTGTGTGTGGAAATCCTGCTGACAAAACACAAAGAAAAATTGCTGAATCAGAAAGAGTAATTGTTGGTGCGGCTGATATTTATGAAGCACGCTGCCGCAAATGTCACTACATACCAAAAGAAGAAGAATAGAATAGTATGGATCTAATTTCATTATTCAGAGGTGCAATCGGAATTTTATTACTCGTGGGAATTTCCTTTCTTCTTTCAAATAATAAATCAAGAATTAATTGGAAACTTGTTAGTGGTGGACTTACACTTCAATTAGTCTTTGCCATTTTAATTCTAAAAGGTGAATCACTTCGTCAATTTTTTGTTCCATTTGCCTGGCCAAAAGATATTTTCAACTGGATTAGTTATTTCTTTGTGCTTATTCTGAATTTCACTGCAGAAGGCGCGCAATTTGTATTTGGTGATTTAGCAAAGCCACCGGGTGTAGAAGGCAATCTCGGTTCCTTTTTTGCTTTCCAGGTACTTCCAACAATAATCTTCTTCGCGAGTCTTATGTCGGTTTTGTATTATCTTGGAATTATGCAATTAATAGTTAAAGGAATGACGTGGATAATGGCGAGAACACTGGGAACCAGCGGAGCAGAAACACTATCCTGCGCTGCTGAAATTTTCGTCGGTCAAACTGAAGCACCACTAATGATAAAACCATTCCTGAAAGATATGACTCAGAGCGAACTGCTTACAATAATGATAGGTGGAATGGCAACCATCGCTGGTGGAGTTATGGCTGCATATATTCAGATTCTTGGTTCTGCTTATGCCGTAAAACATGGTATTCCGCTTGAACAGGCTCAACAAATATTTGCTACTCACCTGCTTGGTGCAAGTGTCATGGCTGCACCAGCAGGAATTGTGATTGCTAAAATAATTTTACCCGAAACCGGTGAGCCTGCGACTAAAGGAAATTTAAAACTTGATGTCGAAAAAAACGCTTCGAATGTAATTGATGCCGCTGCAAATGGTGCAATTGATGGTTGGAAACTTGCAATAAATGTAGGTGCGATGCTGATTGCATTCATAGCACTTATAGCTTTGGTGAATTATCTATTAGTTGGATTGGGTGATATTCTAAACATAAATCATTCTCTCAAAGTACAATTCGGACAACCGTTGAGTTTTCAGTTATTGATTGGATTAGTGTTTCAGTTCCTTGCTTTTGGTATCGGAGTTCCCTGGGAAGATGCATTAAATTTTGGAAGTTTGCTTGGAGTTAAAATTGTTCTTAATGAATTCGTAGCTTATACGGAAATGGGAACTCTTCTCGAAGTAGGAAAGTTATTAAATGAAAAATCAATTTTGATGTTGACTTATGCACTATGCGGTTTTGCTAACTTCAGTTCAATAGCAATTCAAATTGGAGGAACCGGTCAATTAGCCCCTTCAAGAAAATCTGACATTGCAGCTTTAGGGATTAAAGCGGTTATTGGTGGAACTCTTGCAACTTTAATGACAGCTACTCTGGCTGGTTTATTATTCGGTTAAAATGATTGACTTATCTTTTAAATACAAAGATGCAATTAGTTTTCTGCTTAACGAATCTCCTTTCATTCCGGAAATTGCAGTCGTATTAGGTAGCGGACTTGGAAACTTTGCAGAGTCAACTGAAAAAATCAAATCTGTTTCTACTTCAGTAATTCCAAATTATCCTTTGCCATCCGTCGAAGGACATAAAGGAATGATACACTTCTCAAAGATTAATGAAAAAAAAGTATTAATCTTCCAGGGGCGTAATCACTTTTACGAAGGTTATGGAATAAGTGACTGTATTCTTCCGGTTCTGCTTACAAAAAAAATTAACTGCAAAAAAATTATTTTCACAAACGCCGCAGGTGGAGTTAACATAAATTTCCGCCCGGGTGATTTAATGCTCGTTGAATCTTTCAATTCAATAAACCTAAAAAAAGAATTGGCAGAATTGATCGGGATTTCATCCGTCGAATCAAAGAATAATTTTTTAAACTGCCCGTCAGAAAGAATGAATAAAGTTATCAGACTTGCTGCAAAAGAAAACCTGATAGAATTACAATCCGGAATTTACTGGTATTCAAAAGGACCTTCTTACGAAACACCTGCCGAAATTAAAATGATTGAAAAATTCGGAGGAGATGCAGCCGGAATGTCCACAGTACACGAAGCTGTCTATGCATCATTTATAGGAATGGAATTGGCAATAATCTCCTGTATTACAAATATGGCTGCAGGCATCTTACCACAAAAACTTTCTCATCAGGAAGTGACTGAAACTGCAAATCAATCTGCTGAAAAATTTACTATATTATTAAAATCAAGCATTTCAAGATTATAGCACACATCGATTAAATACTCTTATTTTAATTGACTTTGTAAGAGGCAACCCCTAATTTTGGCAGTTCATTATAAAAATTTCAAATCACTTTATTAATCAGGTATGAAAGAATATAGATTTAGACTTATTATCATTCTGGCAGCAATTGTTTTGTCGGTTTATCTTTTATATCCTACCTATCTGGATTATCAGAATAGTAAAGATATACAACAGACTCTTGATGTAGTCGCCAATCAACTAAAACAAAACGAACCGGATTTAACTCAAGCCCGGCTTGATGAAATCCTTAGTTTTAAAAAGGATAGTATTTTAGCTTCGAATCCGGACATGATGAAAGACAGAGAAAAAAGAATTAAACTCGGGCTGGATCTTCAGGGCGGTATGAGAGTTGTACTCGAAGTTAACACTGGAAAGCTTCTTGAAAAACTTGCAAAGAACCCGGATGAAGTATTTAAAACTGTTCTGGCTGAAGCTCAGAAAGAAGCAATGACCACCGATAAATCAATCGTTGATATTGTTGCAAGAAAACTTAACGAGCGTGGAATTCGGTTAAGCAGATATTTTGGAACTATACGGGAAGACGACAGCCAGATTCTTTCTCAATTAAATGATAATGCGGAAGATGCCGTAAATCGCGCTGTGGAAATTATCCGAAATCGTATTGACCAGTACGGAGTGAGCGAACCTTCAATACAAAGACAAGGAAGTAAAAGAATCGTTGTTGAACTTCCCGGTATCGCCCGTGAAGAAGAGGCAAAAAAATTATTGCAGGGAACTGCTTTGCTTGAATTCAGAATAGTCAGAGAACCTGATTTCACTTTTGCTATTATGCAGAAAATTGATGATGTGCTGGCTGGTAAAGTTCAGGATTCATTAAAAGTTGATTCAGTTAAAAATAAAAATGAAACAACTCAATCTGACACTTCTATGGTTTCAAATGATACTACTTCTGATAAAGAATTATCCGAAGAAGAATTTAAGAAACAGCATCCGTTCTTTGCGCTTGCTTTGTTAGACCCGCAGGGAAGAAGTGCAGATGCTTATGTAAAATCTGAAGACCGAAATAAATTAGAATTAATACTTAAAAGACCTGATGTTCAAAAAGTTATTCCGAATAACGTTGAATTTAATTTTTCTGCAAGAACACAAAAAGATGCTTCTGGCGGCGAATTTTATACAATGTATCTAGTTAATAAAGAACCTGAACTTACTGGTGGAGTTATTACAGATGCAAACGCTAACATTGATCCGAGTACATCTGCACCAATAGTTACAATGACGATGAACTCAGAAGGTGCAACTGAATGGGCAAGAATTACAGGTGCGAATGTAAATAAGAGAATAGCAATCATGCTCGATGGAGCTATTTTCTCTGCACCGGTTGTAAAAGGAAAAATTCCCGGAGGAAGATCACAGATCGAAGGAATGGCTGACCTCAATGAAGCAAACCTACTTGAGATTGTTCTGAAAGCCGGTGCCTTACCTGCCCCGGTAGATATAATCGAAGAAAGAACTGTTGGTCCATCTCTTGGTGAAGACTCAATCAGCAGCGGATTTCTTTCTACAATTCTTGGTTATGTCGTAGTTGCTTTATTTATGATAATATATTACAGACAAGCTGGAACAATCGCATCGGGTGCTTTAATATTCACAATTCTATTTACGCTTGCGGTATTAGCTGGCTTTGGAGCAACTTTAACACTTCCGGGTATTGCAGGAATTATTCTGACAATAGGAATGTCTGTTGACTCTAATGTTTTGATTTATGAACGTATCAGAGAGGAATTAGCAACCGGCAAAACTTTAAAGGCTTCAATTGACAGTGGATTCTCAAGAGCGAATTCTGCAATCATAGATTCAAATTTAACAACACTTATCACCGGAATTATTCTATTTCAGTTTGGAACCGGGCCCGTACAAGGATTTGCTTTGACATTGATGATAGGAATAGGTGCAAGTTTGTTCAGTGCGTTGGTTATAGCTCGTGTTGTACTGGATATTATGATTTCTAAAAATATTCCAGTAAATGTTGGTTAATAAAATAGTATAAGGGAGTTTTTTTAATTATGAGAATATTTCAAAATTTTCATTACGATTTTCTTAGCAAAAGAAAATACGCTTACATCTTGTCGGCTTTTTTGTTCGCTATCGGGCTTATCAGTGCTATCACCAGAGGTTTTCATTTTGGTGTGGATTTTACAGGTGGTACTGAAATAGTTCTTCAATTTGAAAAGCCCGTTGATATCACTAATGTTCGAGATGATCTGGAAGGCATTGGTTTAGGATTTTTGGAAGTTAAAACCTTTGGCGGAGAAACCGGAGTGATGGTTCGATCAAAGGAACAAGAAATTTCTAGTGATATCTATCCAAAAGTTGTTGCTTCGATAAATGATAGAATTGAAAAGATTATTCCCGGCATTCCGGTACAAATCGCTGATTCTTCATCTATTAGTTCTGTAACGTATTCTTTTTTAAGTGCAGACACAGCAAAAATAATTGCCGATGGATTAAGCAAAGCAGGTTTCCAGGTTTCAAGTATTTCTGATGAACAGGCTAAAAATCAAATTTTAGTTGGTATTGGAATATCTGATTGGATAAAAGAGAATCTACGCACGAAAGTTTCTGATAATCCTTTTAAAATTTTAAAAGAAGATAAAGTCGGTCCAAAGATTGGCGGAGAATTAAAACGTGATGCATTGCTGGCAATCCTTTTTTCACTTATCGGAATATTAATCTACTTAGGATTTCGGTTCAAATTTATTTTTGCACTAGGCGCTGTCGTTGCATTATTCCATGACGTTTTGATTACCATCGGATTGTATGCAGCATTATATGGAATTATCCCTGGACTAAATCTTGAGATTGATCTTACCATTGTGGGCGCATTTCTTACGCTGATAGGTTACTCAGTAAATGATACCGTTGTTGTTTTTGACAGAGTCAGAGAAAACTTAAAAATTCATAAAACCAGATCTTTCTTCGATATAGTAAATACAAGTATGAGCCAAACAATGAGCAGAACCATTCTTACTGGTGGGGCAACATTATTAGCTCTACTCGTACTTTTAATTTTTGGTGGCGAAGTTCTCAGACCTTTTGCCTTCACAATGTTTTTCGGAATTATAATTGGTACTTATTCATCCATTTTCGTGGCGAACTCAATGGTCTATGAATACGTTACCAAATACAACAAGAAAATAGAATTCTAATCATTTCCGAAAAGAGGCTGTCTTACAAGAAAAGTTTTCTCGATAACTTTTTCTGATTCCATCAGAAAAAACCTGCTTGCGGCAGGCAAACTCGAAAACCAAAACAAATAAAAGGTTCCCGAGTAATGAAATGTATCGAGAGAACCTTTTAAGACAGCCACTTTTTCATTCACCACAAAAGTAACTCTAAACTTTCATTTGCAATTAATCCGATTAGTGCTATTTTAATTAAAAGTAATTAACAACATTTACGAATCATAACAGGACACAATTGAGTATAAAACTTTATGTTGGAAATCTTCCGTGGTCTTTCAATAATGAAAAACTTATGGATACTTTCAAATCATACGGAAGTGTAGTTTCTGCAAAAGTTGTGATGGACCGAGAAAGTGGAAAGTCAAGAGGATTTGGTTTTGTTGAGTTGGAAAATGAACAAGAGGCAAATAGTGCTATCAAAGAACTCAATGGATCAGAATTGAATGGCAGAAAGTTAATTGTTGCTTCAGCCAGAAACAGTTAGTAACTGATGTTACGCAGAAAAGCAATTAGCAAAGAGATGACATCTTTATTTTTTATTAAATATTTAAACAAAAGTAACATTGACATTCCAATTTAAGTGCTTATTTAATCTATAAAAAGATGTCATCTCTCCATTTTGCGTAAGGTGAGTTAGTAAGTAAAAATCTTATTTTTTTCAGTTCTTATTAACGGAACTCTATTCTTCAATGGATTCAAAGTCCACAAATTCGTTGTAAAGCCTATTATTGTTTTTCAGATTTAAAGACTCGAATTAATCTATTCCTACCTGATCCAAATCTTAATCAAGGTCAGTTCAGAATCTCACTTTATATAAAATTTGTCTTAATCAGGTTTGCAGGAATTGATTGCTGCTCTGGCAATTTCAAATATCAAATTCTTTTTTACCCTGCCATCCTTTAATTCCCGGTGCCAGGTTATAAACTTTCTCAAAACCAGATTTAAGCATGTAATTTCCAGCGTGAAAACTTCTGTTTCCACTGCGGCAATACACGTAATAACTTTTTGTTTTATCAAGCTTATCAATTTCCTGCATAAATATCGGACTGTTTATATCGATTAGTATAGAATTTGGAATTCGTTCCATCTGATGTTCAATCAGTGTTCGTACATCCAGCAGAACTGCATCCTGATCTTCCAAAATTTTTTTCTCGAACGAAACAGCATCAAGGTTTTCTACAATTTTCATGCTTGCCTTTTGTTTTTATTTACTTGGAAATCAGATGAGAGAAA is from Ignavibacteriota bacterium and encodes:
- the cdd gene encoding cytidine deaminase; protein product: MDYKQLAKFAIKAMQNALPVYSNFYVGAALLTADDKTYTGCNIESSSYSLTICAERNAIFKAISEGERQFKAIAVAGDTKDFISPCGACRQVISDLCGEIDVVLVNSDGEYIVKKTSELLPFAFGDKDLE
- a CDS encoding T9SS type A sorting domain-containing protein, whose amino-acid sequence is MKHLLTIAYFIIFLTCAVFAQTDNAEQSNAVKEGLREQYSQSDFELFTIKEKNGEISNEISIIYSTAAADALVNNNNGSSGTANFTQSETSILAFGNNVVIGFNDSGSYTGGANKFTGWSYSSDGGASFIDGGTLPTNTIGDAGDPVLARNETTGRIYLSTLGFSGAATIQIFRSDDNGMTWAAPINGTPGGSSEDKQWHTVDNFAGAGNGNVYLISRRFGGSPGIYFFRSTDDGNTFGPSGGVNIFSGGQGAFVAVGPDHSVYAFYYNGSTTIQVRKSTDFGVSFGSAVTIYNGIAGGVNGDLGLTGKRNGTSSFSSFRSNAFPHVAVNPVSGHIYVTFNNDGAGVDKGDIFLTISTNGGTSWSAPTKVNDDITTTDQWQPAIAVTPNGNRLGIFYYSRQEDIAENNLFKYYGRIGVISGSTVTFDPSLAISDVASLPEFGRDNVVNSVYMGDYNHAWATNSAFHVVWSDNRDDLAGGAPRKDPNVYYDKVTLGPPCPINPPTNPSPANGTTGLAITGNTLTWTNGSGADSIEVWFGEGVNLNRVYNSTPIASFSLASFEPLNYSTTYGWQIRGKNDTCTVSGPLWSFTTMADPNIQIDTLMCEAFESGLGGWTITNEGGTCVWENLFAPFPNTYTLPATATGGLLSADSDECGSGSTFLSTATLNQIFDFTLYTTMAWIEFDNDWNVLDAQDEAHVEVSLNGGSTWVGVWDKIGADIRSTHEVVDITSVVSGQANVKFRFRVVQPGWDWWWVVDNFCVYGMYIVPVELTSFTALSSGNEVELNWSTATELNNQGFQIERMSTGGSFEQVGFVAGFGTSTEPKAYSFTDVNLETGNYTYRLKQMDFDGTFTYSPEVSVEVELPIEYSLEQNYPNPFNPSTTIKYSIAEDGFVKLAVYNMLGEEVMMIVNGMQKAGRYEVNFNASGLASGVYVYRIESANFTSSKKLMLMK
- a CDS encoding thymidine kinase, whose amino-acid sequence is MTDIPPHQLPNGIGWIEVITGCMFSGKTEELIRRLRRAQIAKQKVKIFKPKIDSRYSQESIVSHNDQSLPSILIDDIDEILKYSDDAQVIGIDEAQFFNESIIRICNLLAANGKRVIIAGLDQDYTGKPFEPMPQLLAIAEYITKQHAICVVCGNPADKTQRKIAESERVIVGAADIYEARCRKCHYIPKEEE
- a CDS encoding class I SAM-dependent methyltransferase gives rise to the protein MEIETEIQREYNPAHPNFERWQKARNLSDERAKFVESIVSNLVFLSGLNVLDLGAGEGSTSQLLSKNNFVVSVEIKRERIIKIQLSDTLHPVLADCINVPLKNKSVDLIILQDVVEHINFSSDFIEKLFFLLKDNGLIFLSTPNKYSLLNLISDPHWGLPFISVLNRHKIKKYFLKYFRKADFNRSDIAELLSLNDIYTKFDKKFSIHLFTNYSVEYLLSGGKGLIWSNFHLSIVRLINSLGLKRVLLKIANDKPGFINKYLTPTFYVLLKKI
- a CDS encoding glycosyltransferase; its protein translation is MLLLVLISVFIFFLLNLLMIYSARKVFYRTINKNQNVNISIVIAARNETNNIELLIAALEKLDYPPDKYEVMIVDDNSTDNTFEKIKSEITCQQNFYAKELKTINKIGKRDALSFGVANAKFSNILITDADCHPQLNWLKACSSRFSEGYDMIFGIAPFYQHKNFVNKISCFENLRSSFLSVCFASIGLAYTATARNFGFTKNSFYSIGGYTQTKDTLSGDDDLLLREAVKKELRIGIVTDPGSFVYSETKKTFKEYLNQKARHTQTSLHYLKKHKLILGFWHILNLLFLFSPLLMFFNLMFGILLPVKLLSDYLVNAFFQKKLDYKFSFAELISLQILYEVFIVIHFVNASFFKIKWK